The Myroides phaeus DNA segment TAGTTCTGTTGCAGGTATTTCGAACAAGGTAGCTTCACTTTCTATGGCTAAGTTGTCTTCTATTACTAAAGGTTGCTCTATTGCCGTAATATCCTCTTGTGGCTTGTTGTCTACTAAAGGTAGTTCTGTTGCAGGTATTTCGAACAATGTCGTTTTATTCTGAAAAGACGGTTTAGTCTCTTTTTGTGCTAAATCATTTTCCTCTGCATTGATACCTTTTTTTGCAATATTAAAAAACTCGCTAAACTTAGAATCATTTAATGATTGTTTCTCTATTGCCGCTGGACTTGGAGGACAATCAGAAGGAATAGAATCTTCTGCTTTTATAATTTCCCAATCCATTTTAGGGATTGTATTTTCATTTGTGAATTCAATAGAAAACAAATCTTTGTCTATCTCTTCTTGAATAGGTAAATTATCAAGTTCAAGTGTTTCCTCCCAGATAATAGCTTCTTGCTCTTCTTCTGTATCAACATCTGTTTGTGAACGACTATTGCTGTTTATAGGAGAGATATTTTCTTGAGGAGCTTCTGTGAATAAATTCAAATGAGTTTCATCCGTTACTCCTTCATTAAAGTTTAGTGATTCAAAAGCAGCTGGCTCTAATGTTATTTCAACTTGTTGGTCAGTAGTTTCATTTACGAAAAGTTCAGTTTCAACAAGATTAGTAGCAATAGCGGGAGTAGTAACCTCATCATTATGCTCAACATCAACTACAGCAAAATCTTCTTCTTTAGCAAAAATATCAACTTTGTTATGCAACTCATTGATAAGTCTTTTTATCCTTTTGATATGCGGGCTGTCGTTAAATAATTGTTTATTAAAAACAGCATCTAATAACTTATACAAAGAATAAGCTTCGTGGTATTTTAGAACTAAAGAATGTTTTTTGTTATGGTCAAGAATAGAAACCTGTTTGTGAATATTTTTTGCTTTCTCTTCCAACTTAGTAATTAGATCTTCTTTGGTGCTTATAAGCAAAGCATCTGTTACATTTTTTACAGCATAATCATCGGTTTGTTGTACCATTTTGATAACTGTAAGAAGAACATCATTATTTAATTTAAGTTGAATTTTTGCGATCATTTTGTGTTTGGAAAAAGCCGTTTTATAAGTTTCTAAGAAAGTACACAAAATAATGAAAAAATATTGTAAGTAATAAGTAATACGCTGAAAATATTATTAAAACAAAGGGACTTCTATATAAGAATTAGTATAAAAGAATAAAATGTCATTTTGTTTAGGATATTGATTAGAAGATAAATGTTTTTTTAATTAATTACTTCTTTGTTTTAATGAGAGAGAATTTACTATAAAAAGAAGAAAATAACTTTTGTAAAATAGACAAAATGAGATTATTTGGCAGGAAAGAGAGGGATTGTTAAATTTAATGAGTAACTTTAATTCTTGGTAAGGATATAGGTCCTTATGGTATGTTAATTGTGTTATTACAGAAAAAATAAAATTATGAAAATTGCTTTCTTTTCAGCGCAGCCTTATGATATTACTTTCTTCAATAAAGAGAACAAAAGTTTCGGTTTTGAGTTAGAATATTTTGATACAGGATTAGAAGAACAAACAGTAAATCTTATTACTGAAGGTACGGATACTGTATGTGTATTCGTTAATGATAAAGTAGATGCTGAGGTTATTAAAAAATTAGCAAAGAAGAATGTGAAGTACATTGCTTTGCGTTGTGCTGGTTTTAATAATGTTGACCTTGAAGAGGCACATAAGCACAATATCAAAGTTTGTAGAGTACCTGCATATTCTCCTGAAGCAGTAGCTGAGCATACATTAGCTTTATTGTTTACATTGAATAGAAAAATTCACAAAGCATACAACCGTGTACGTGAACAAAACTATTCTTTGAATGGACTATTAGGAACAAATATTTACAAAAAAACAGTAGGTATTGTTGGTACAGGTAATATTGGAGCTGTATTCTGTAGAATGATGAAAGCTTTAGGAACAGAAGTGTTGGCTTATGATATTTATGAGAATGAAGAATTGAAAAAAGAAGGTATCAAATATGTTAGCTTAGACGAGATTTACGCTAAATCTGATATTATTTCTTTACACTGTCCTTTGACTCCTGATACAATGCATTTGATTAACGAAAACACTATAGCTAAGATGAAAGATGGTGTGTTCTTGATAAACACAAGTAGAGGAAAACTTATTGAATCACACGCGGCTATCCAAGCTTTGCGTGCAAAGAAAATAGGTGCTTTAGCTATTGACGTATATGAACAAGAGGAGAAGGTTTTTTTCCGCGACTTGTCTGAAACTATCTTAGAAGATGAGAGATTGCAGTTGTTAACATCATTCCCGAATGTAATTGTAACAGCTCACCAAGCTTTCTTTACAGATGAGGCATTATCTCAAATATCTTATATTACATTAGACAATTTAAAACAGTTATCTACTAAAGGAGCAATCGAAGGTAGAGTGGCTGAACTATAAAAATATTATTGTAATTCTTGAATTCGGCAAGCAGAGACTTTTGTGTTTCTGCTTGCTTTTTTTATGGCTATTTTCTAATAGTAGATTTCTTGTTTTTACTAACACTATTTGCGTTGAACTGGTGTTTTTTTGAATATGTATGTTTGTGTTGATATTAGAACTTAAACATTGTGTGTTTAACAAAGTTATAGTTGCTTTTGTAATGTAATCAAGGGCAAAGTGAAGATAAGTATTTGTGAAACTCGCATTTTGTAATTTAGTATACTTGATTTTTTTGTATCTTTTCCTTTTAATTCATAACAGTGAAAGAGTTTCCCTCCCATATTGGTTTTAAATATACTTGGCGTAGTTATCAACAAAAGGTGTTAGACCAGTTAAGCCAACATTTAAGCGATGATAAACTTCATATCGTCGCTCCTCCTGGTTCTGGGAAAACAGTACTTGGGCTTGAAGTAATGTTGCGATTAAATAAACCAACCTTAATTTTAGCTCCTACATTGGCTGTTCGTAATCAATGGGTAGAACGCTTTTGTGAGTTGTTTTTACAAGTTGATGAGGTGCCTGATTGGATATCTCGTGATTTATACAATCCACAGTTTTTAACGGTTTCAACTTATCAAGGACTTCACGCTACTTTCAACAACCTAAAAGAGGAGGAAGAGGTATTAGAAGAGGAAGAAATAGAAAGAACCGTTTCTTACGGTAATAGGAATGGGGATACCATTATTCAATTACTAAAAGAGGCAGGTATTTCTACTATCATTGTAGATGAAGCACATCATTTGAAAAAGGAATGGTGGAAGTCTTTAGATTTTTTAGAACAGAAATTATCGCCAACTGTTGTTGGACTTACGGCAACGCCTCCTTATGATGTTACTGGGTTTGAGTGGAATCGTTATATCTCATTAAACGGACCAATTGATGAAGAGATTTTTGTTCCGGAATTAATTGGACAAGGAGATTTGTGTCCTCATCAGGACTATATTTATTTTAGTATGCCTGAATTACACGAAAGAGAGGCTATACTTGAAATACGAAACAATGTTCACGAGATTTATACTAAGTTACGTCAGAATGAAGAGTTAATTGTAGATTTAGAACAAACACCTGTTTATCAAAAACCAATGGAGTATCTCGATTGGATATATGAGAACCTTGCGAACTATATGGCGTGTTTGGTATTAATAAACGATTTTAGGGGAACGGTGCCATCTGTACATTTAGAGATTTTAGGAGATGAAGAAACGACTGTTCCTATCCTGACATATGAATGGATGGAAAAGGCTTTAAACTTTTATTGTTTTAGGGGAAAGATCTTTTTTGAAGACATTGAAGGATATGAAGAAAGGGTTGAGAAGATAATTAATAGACTTCGTCGTTATGGAGCGATGGAGCATCGACAAATACGTTTTGGAAATAGCAAAAAAGAGAACGCACTACTCAATGCGAGTGTCAATAAGCTGAGTAGTATTTTAGACATCGTTAATTTTGAGCACCAATGTTTGCAAGATCAATTGCGCTTAGTAGTCTTAGCGGATTATATACGCAAGGAGTACCACGTTCAGAAAGAAATAAATGACAGTACCTTGAGTAAAGTAGGTGTTGTGTCAATTTTTGAACATTTGAGAAGAAATGCGCCTAATATTACTAAATTGGGAGTACTAACAGGATCATTAGTGATCATTCCTATTTCAGCGAAGGAGCGACTTGTAACGTTAATGCAAGAGAGAAATATAAAGGAAGTCGCCATACTTCCTGTAGCCTATGATAGTTCTTATATTGAAATAAGTATTAGAGAACATTTTAAGAATGATGTAATTCATCTTATTACTCGGCTTTTTGAAGAAGGGGAAATAAAAGTATTAGTAGGTACCAAAGCTCTTTTAGGGGAAGGATGGGATGCTCCTGCAATTAATGCGCTTATCCTTGCCAGTGTTGTAGGCTCATACGTTTCTTCTAATCAAATGAGGGGCCGTGCTATTCGTACTGAACGTAATAATCCTACAAAGACAGCAAATATTTGGCATTTAGTCTGCTTAGATCCGGATGTAGAACACGGAGGAAATGATAGAAATGTCTTGTCACGTCGTTTTCGTGGCTTTGTTGGAATATCAAATCACGAGGAAGAAGAGCAAGTTGTTATTAGCAATGGTACACAGCGATTGTTATTGCCTTATTCTTTACAATCGTATGAAGAGATAGAGGAACAGAATAAAAGAACATTTGAACAAGCAAAGAATAGGGAGGCACTATACAGCCGATGGAATGAGGGAATCGCAAAGGGAACGGATTTAGTACATACGATTAAAGTGCCTTTTATACCTTCTCAGGACAATCGCACCTTAGAGAGTGTGAAAGCTTTTTATACTCATAAAACAATTGCGAATGCACTATTCTCTTTAGGTGTATTAATAGGTACTTTCTTGATTAACCAGTTTTATTTTTTAATGTTAAATGTGGTTATTTGGGGAGATATGAACAAAGAAGGCTTCTTGTTTTGGTTATTCAACACGTTCTTTATGGGAGTGTTTTTAAAGTTTGGTAAGAAGGCTTATAGAAATTATAAGATTGCCAGAAAGTATAGAGATATTAGTTTAGATGTACTCAATATTGCAACTGCTTTATTAGAGACATTGTGTAAGTTTGAATTAATTGCAACACCTAAAGAAGAAATAGAGATTATCAGTAGAATTGATGTGTTTGGCAGTATCTATTGTGTTGTAAAAGGAACCACAGTGTTAGAAGGTAATTTATTCGTTAGCTGTTTAAATGAGATATTAGCTCCAATAGATAATCCACGTTATGTAATCGAAAGACGTTCTTTTTTAGCTCACGCAGATAGTTACTCTGATTTTCACGCAGTGCCAGAATGTTTGGGAATGAATAGAAAGATGGTAGATTACTTTGCTGGAAGATGGGCAAAGTACGTTGGTCCAACGCGCATTGTTTATACGCGAACACCTGAAGGTAGAAGCGAATTACTTAGTTGTCGAGTTGATGCTTTGTCAAATCAGTTAGCTGATAATGGAATACGAGAAGAGAATGTGTGGGTATAAGCAAACTGAGTATGTCGAGTTGATCAAGAAATAGATTATAATTAGCTTATACAAGTACATAAAAATATCTTGTAATAGTGTAGATATAAATTTAAACGCCCATTTAGCAAGTGCTATAATGGGCGTTTTTTTGTAATCAAGACTAACTAATTACTTCTGTTTTTATCTTCGAAGCGAGCTTCTTTTATTTGTTTTTTATTGCTGCTATTTCCAAAAGAATACGAAGCACTAAGGTTTAGTCTTCTTGAATTCCATTTGTTAGCAAATGTTTGTGTATTGTTTTCATAATACATTGTTCCACTTGATTTTCCTGTGTTGAATATATCAGAAAGGGTTACGTTTATATTAAGCTTTTTATCTAATAGAGCAAACTTAGCTCCTGTAGATAATGTTTTGTAACTATTATATCTTGTGTTGTCTTCTTTATTCGGAAGTTGGTGATACCAGTTTAAGAATAGTTTTATTGTTTTAGCGTTATTTACATTAAATGTGTTTTGTGAGTAATAGCTAAAAGTTGGTCCATTCTGAGGTACTTGTGATGCTTCCTGTGCTCTATAGTACGCAATAGCATAGTAATAGTTCGTACCTGTATTAGTTTCCCACCAAGGCAGTATTTTATTACTATAAGACGCATCAATACCATAACTTTCCTGGTTAAGCATATTGTAATATGTAGAAGCCATTATTCCATTTTCAAATGTTGCTAATTGATCAAATGAATCTGTCAATTTGCTATAGTTTAGCGTGAATGACAGCGTGCTATTGAATACATAGTTTAATTCAAAATTGTTTGTAATAGCAGGACTTAATTCAGGGTTACCACTGTTGTATGAATATTTGTTCTCATAATATCTAAACGGATTTAGAATGTTAGAATACGGTCTATTGATACGTTTTGCGTAATTAAAACTAAATGAGTGATTGTCATTAGGGTCAAATGATATATAGGCTGTAGGGAACCATTTACCATAAGACTTCGTAAACTTTTCATCTGTATCTAACAAATGACCTTTTACTTCTGTTTGTTCATAGCGCAGACCTCCTTTTACTTGCCATTTGTCACTTAACTTTTTGCTTAAGCTGAAATAAGCAGCATAATTATCTTCTGCATAGTTAAAGCGATTGCTCTTTTTGTTGTCTAAAACATAGTCATCGTTCTTCCAATTGTAATAATTTACAGTTGCCTTGTTGTCGTAATTTGTGTATTTACCACCTATTTCAACATCAGCCCATTTTAGTTTGTAAGACAAATCAGCAGTAGCACTCCATACATTATAGTCAAGTTTATTTGTGTAATACATTTGATTACTAATAGCACTTATAGCGTTATAGTCCACAATTGTGTTTGTGTTGTCTGGAATATTAGCAAAATAATTTACTCCTAAAGACAACTTACTACCTAAGGTGTCTAACTTCTGGTCAAAGAAGGTATTTAGTGTGTGATAATAGTTTTTCGAATCACCACTGCTCAATGATGTTATTGTTGAATCAATGACAGCTTGAGGGTATGTGCTATAAATAGTCTTGTTATGACGCTTAGAGTCGTTTGTCATACGTGTGATGTCGTATGTTACACCAACTAACGCATTGTCTGTAATTTGGTAATTCGTAGTTAAGTTTCCACCAACAGATTTGTATTTCGAATTCCAATCTGAGTTAGAAGCCATCCCTTTTGTCGCTTCTGTATAGGTGTAATTGTTTTCAGATTGGTAGTGGCTGTCATTACCATTAGCCTTCAACATTATACTCCACTTTTTATTTTGAAAGTTTACACTCCCATTTGCATTATAGCTTGGATTGTTATTATAGGAATACGAACCACTTGCAGTACCATATAATCCCATTGTCTTATTTTTTTTCAACACAATGTTTATCATTCCGCTATTACCAGATGCTTCATATCTGGCAGGGGGAGAAGTAATCACTTCAATACGCTCGATATCATCAGAGCGCAATGTTTTTAAATAGTTAGTTAATGCATCGCCTGATAAGTATAGCGGTCTATCATCTACCATAATTGTAACGCCACTTTTACCAACAATACTCACTTTATCATCTACTACTTTTACAAGTGGGGTGTTGGTCAATGCTTCAATAGCATTCATACCTTGAGATGAAATACTATTAGCTGTATTGAATACAAGACGATCCACTTTGCGTTCGATCAGCTTTTTCTCTGCCTGTAAAACAATTTCGTCTAATTGGTTATTATCTTTAATTTGAATTACCCCCAAATCAATACTCTCTGTCAATGATAATTTTTGATTGTTGAGGTTTTTGCCGAAGTACACAATTTTAAAATCATAATCACCTGTAGGGATATCTTCTATTGTAAAGGTTCCATTCTCATCAGAGAATACTTGTTTAATCAATACGTCCTTCGGCTGTGTTAA contains these protein-coding regions:
- a CDS encoding DEAD/DEAH box helicase family protein, encoding MKEFPSHIGFKYTWRSYQQKVLDQLSQHLSDDKLHIVAPPGSGKTVLGLEVMLRLNKPTLILAPTLAVRNQWVERFCELFLQVDEVPDWISRDLYNPQFLTVSTYQGLHATFNNLKEEEEVLEEEEIERTVSYGNRNGDTIIQLLKEAGISTIIVDEAHHLKKEWWKSLDFLEQKLSPTVVGLTATPPYDVTGFEWNRYISLNGPIDEEIFVPELIGQGDLCPHQDYIYFSMPELHEREAILEIRNNVHEIYTKLRQNEELIVDLEQTPVYQKPMEYLDWIYENLANYMACLVLINDFRGTVPSVHLEILGDEETTVPILTYEWMEKALNFYCFRGKIFFEDIEGYEERVEKIINRLRRYGAMEHRQIRFGNSKKENALLNASVNKLSSILDIVNFEHQCLQDQLRLVVLADYIRKEYHVQKEINDSTLSKVGVVSIFEHLRRNAPNITKLGVLTGSLVIIPISAKERLVTLMQERNIKEVAILPVAYDSSYIEISIREHFKNDVIHLITRLFEEGEIKVLVGTKALLGEGWDAPAINALILASVVGSYVSSNQMRGRAIRTERNNPTKTANIWHLVCLDPDVEHGGNDRNVLSRRFRGFVGISNHEEEEQVVISNGTQRLLLPYSLQSYEEIEEQNKRTFEQAKNREALYSRWNEGIAKGTDLVHTIKVPFIPSQDNRTLESVKAFYTHKTIANALFSLGVLIGTFLINQFYFLMLNVVIWGDMNKEGFLFWLFNTFFMGVFLKFGKKAYRNYKIARKYRDISLDVLNIATALLETLCKFELIATPKEEIEIISRIDVFGSIYCVVKGTTVLEGNLFVSCLNEILAPIDNPRYVIERRSFLAHADSYSDFHAVPECLGMNRKMVDYFAGRWAKYVGPTRIVYTRTPEGRSELLSCRVDALSNQLADNGIREENVWV
- a CDS encoding TonB-dependent receptor — encoded protein: MKHFLTTTFLFSLFCTTTWAQHTIKGKVTNENNTPIDFAEILLTQPKDVLIKQVFSDENGTFTIEDIPTGDYDFKIVYFGKNLNNQKLSLTESIDLGVIQIKDNNQLDEIVLQAEKKLIERKVDRLVFNTANSISSQGMNAIEALTNTPLVKVVDDKVSIVGKSGVTIMVDDRPLYLSGDALTNYLKTLRSDDIERIEVITSPPARYEASGNSGMINIVLKKNKTMGLYGTASGSYSYNNNPSYNANGSVNFQNKKWSIMLKANGNDSHYQSENNYTYTEATKGMASNSDWNSKYKSVGGNLTTNYQITDNALVGVTYDITRMTNDSKRHNKTIYSTYPQAVIDSTITSLSSGDSKNYYHTLNTFFDQKLDTLGSKLSLGVNYFANIPDNTNTIVDYNAISAISNQMYYTNKLDYNVWSATADLSYKLKWADVEIGGKYTNYDNKATVNYYNWKNDDYVLDNKKSNRFNYAEDNYAAYFSLSKKLSDKWQVKGGLRYEQTEVKGHLLDTDEKFTKSYGKWFPTAYISFDPNDNHSFSFNYAKRINRPYSNILNPFRYYENKYSYNSGNPELSPAITNNFELNYVFNSTLSFTLNYSKLTDSFDQLATFENGIMASTYYNMLNQESYGIDASYSNKILPWWETNTGTNYYYAIAYYRAQEASQVPQNGPTFSYYSQNTFNVNNAKTIKLFLNWYHQLPNKEDNTRYNSYKTLSTGAKFALLDKKLNINVTLSDIFNTGKSSGTMYYENNTQTFANKWNSRRLNLSASYSFGNSSNKKQIKEARFEDKNRSN
- a CDS encoding 2-hydroxyacid dehydrogenase, encoding MKIAFFSAQPYDITFFNKENKSFGFELEYFDTGLEEQTVNLITEGTDTVCVFVNDKVDAEVIKKLAKKNVKYIALRCAGFNNVDLEEAHKHNIKVCRVPAYSPEAVAEHTLALLFTLNRKIHKAYNRVREQNYSLNGLLGTNIYKKTVGIVGTGNIGAVFCRMMKALGTEVLAYDIYENEELKKEGIKYVSLDEIYAKSDIISLHCPLTPDTMHLINENTIAKMKDGVFLINTSRGKLIESHAAIQALRAKKIGALAIDVYEQEEKVFFRDLSETILEDERLQLLTSFPNVIVTAHQAFFTDEALSQISYITLDNLKQLSTKGAIEGRVAEL